A DNA window from Salvelinus sp. IW2-2015 linkage group LG4q.1:29, ASM291031v2, whole genome shotgun sequence contains the following coding sequences:
- the LOC111961209 gene encoding protein ERGIC-53 isoform X3 — protein sequence MAVSIGRCLAADACLLILTLTFHHSNADNIVAGASTEEAPHRRFEYKYSFKGPHLSQTDGIIPFWVHSGNAIPSADQVRITPSLRSQKGSVWTKNTVNFDHWEAEVTFRVSGRGRMGADGLAIWFTTAQGLDGPVYGAADNWIGIGVFFDSFDNDGKKNNPAVLVVGNNGKLVYDHPNDGTTQALGTCLRDFRNKPYPVRAKITYYKKTLTVLINNGFTPDKDDYEFCTKVDNMVIPQEGYFGISAATGGLAGDDHDVLSFLTFRLTEPGQELPAPEAEIPKEEQDKYQEEFEDFQQELDKKKEDYQKEHPEVQREPIEDMYESVNDRDIRQVFEGQSQIHLEIKQLHRQMAMILDEQNRYVSVVTDEISKRQGELVGQAPSQEMGAVVATQQEILRNLNELKSVPRHNPVSEL from the exons ATGGCGGTCTCCATAGGAAGGTGTCTGGCTGCTGATGCTTGTTTATTAATATTAACTTTAACATTTCACCACAGTAATGCCGATAATATCGTTGCCGGTGCATCGACTGAAGAAGCTCCACACCGTCGATTTGAATACAAGTACAGTTTCAAGGGACCACACCTGTCTCAAACCGACGGGATTATTCCTTTTTGGGTGCACAGTGGAA ATGCCATCCCCAGTGCCGACCAGGTCCGTATCACCCCCTCTCTCAGGAGTCAGAAGGGCTCAGTCTGGACCAAAAACACGGTCAACTTTGACCACTGGGAGGCTGAGGTGACCTTTCGTGTGTCTGGACGGGGGAGGATGGGAGCCGACGGCCTG GCGATATGGTTCACCACTGCACAAGGCCTAGATGGTCCTGTCTATGGAGCCGCTGACAACTGGATCGGCATCGGTGTCTTCTTCGATTCCTTTGACAACGATGGGAAG AAAAATAACCCTGCTGTGCTGGTGGTGGGAAACAATGGCAAACTTGTTTATGATCACCCAAA TGATGGCACGACTCAAGCCCTGGGAACATGCTTAAGAGACTTTCGTAACAAACCCTATCCTGTCAGAGCCAAAATAACATACTACAAGAAGACACTAACG GTGCTGATTAACAATGGGTTCACGCCAGATAAGGATGACTATGAGTTCTGTACCAAGGTGGACAACATGGTCATTCCTCAGGAGGGCTACTTTGGCATCTCAGCTGCCACGGGTGGTCTAGCAGGTG ATGACCATGATGTCCTGTCCTTCTTGACGTTCAGACTAACAGAACCTGGCCAAGAACTG CCTGCACCTGAAGCAGAGATCCCCAAGGAGGAGCAGGACAAGTACCAGGAGGAATTTGAGGACTTTCAGCAGGAGCTGGACAAAAAGAAAGAGGACTATCAGAAGGAGCATCCGGAAGTCCAGAGAGAACCCA TCGAGGACATGTACGAGAGTGTCAACGACAGGGATATCCGCCAGGTGTTTGAGGGTCAGAGCCAGATCCACCTGGAGATCAAACAGCTTCACCGCCAGATGGCCATGATCCTCGACGAACAGAACCGCTATGTTTCTGTGGTTACAGACGAGATATCCAAACGCCAAGGGGAGTTGGTGGGACAG